The stretch of DNA TTCTGGAACCAGGTTTTGACCTGCGCGTCGGTCATTTTGAGCGCCTTGGCCAGGGCGGCGCGCTCGGCCGAGGCCAGGTACTTCTGGCGGTGGAAGCGCTTCTCCAGCTCGCAGATCTGCAGGCGTGTGAAGGACGTACGCGGCTTCTTCTTCTTGGGGGGCGTCCGGTTCTGATAGGGGTGACCTATACGGCGTGTTACAGTGAAGGGTGAGAGGGCCACTGGAGCGGGAGACAGACAGACGGCAGAGGCAAGCAGCAGAGCGTCAGGAAGCGTCCCAGGCCCAACACCCCGCGAATCAGCGAGCGCAGCAGCTGAACTCCCACGAGCAGGGCCGAGATCCTCCCGTTAGCCCTCAGCACCAAGCCCACGGCGGGAAATGGCCCCCTCCTGCCCGCCAGTCCGACGCCGCCTTCGCAGCTACCACGGAGGCCTCCCTAGCCCCGGGCTCCCGCGAGCCCAACCACCTCCCTGCCGCCCCTCCTCCAAGGAGCAGTCTAAGGCGAGCTAATGGTCACGCTCCCCTCCCCTCAGTCAGCCCCAGACCTTCAGGCTCAGAGTAGGAGACCGAACCTGACTCTGGAACCCGACCTGAGCCTCTGTCCACAGCAGCACACACCAACACAACGTACAACGGGGGCAAACTCAGATCTATACACCCAAACAGGACCAGACAAGCACAGGCACGGGACAAAAACACAGGACACAGAGCAACACAAGGCCACAGCCATACACTCGCTCAAAACTCCTTCATGCCTGACACAGTATTAGGGCCCCGAGGTAGGCCCTAAACCGGGTACCTTTCACCAGAGGCCCAGGATTAGTAGACTCTCGGCTGGAGTTCCAGCAGGGCccttcaagactggcctggcctggGTGGGGAATGGGATGGGCACCAGGCCCTGCTGCCCCAGGCCAGAGAAAACTTGGGTTGGGGCCACTGGGGCCCCTCCAGCGAGGGCCCTTCCTGAGGTCTAGACCCAAGCAACTGTTCTTCGTCTGGACACCAGCCCCTACACCACTTCTGCTGTGGCCCCCGAGTCTGGTAAGAAGCTGCAGGAGCAGTTTCCCTGACCGTGCTCCTGCCTGGAACAAAAGCAGGGAGTCAGGGGTGCCTCGGGGTCTCCTGGCCCAGTGTCTGACTCTCAGCAGCTTCTCCCAAGTAGTTATGTATACCCCCCTTCCACTGTTGGGCCCTTGAGCCAGGGGATCCCCAGGAGTCCCGGTCTCTGCCAGCAGCAGCCAGtgtctcctgcctcctctctctaAGGCCAGCTGGCTAACCTGGGCTCAATTTGTGGCTGCTTCCCAGCCGGGACGGGAGGATCATGGTCTGGGATCCAGGGAGTCCTAAGGGGAGCAGGAAGTGAGAACAGGGGAAGGGACCCACACCAGAGGGAGAGTTGAGTGCCCAGAGCAGAAACAGCAGCAGAGGGAGCCAGGGCCAGCAGAGGAAGGCAGGAGTGGGCAGCAGAGAAGGCAGCAGCGGCCACCACCTAGTACCTAATGTCCCGGGAGTAGTCCTCCCGCCACCGATCACTGGCCTGCCCGGTGCATTATTCATGCCCAAGATAACAGGGCTGGGCCCGGGGTAGGACACGCAGCCCGGACAGAACGAAAATGAAAAGCTAGCTGTCCTGGGCGGCTGTGCCCCGCTGCCATCCTCCCAGACGAAGCCTCCTCTCTGGGAAAAAAAGGGCCACTGGTTCTGCTGATTTACTGGAGCTCAGAGCCCCCGCTTGCCCCGCAGCACCACGGGCACCGGAGCTAGGAGCGCGGAGTGCATGTGTGTAGGGTACCGAAGGTGGGGGAACCTGTTCTTTTCTTGCGTCTGATCCTGGGGCTGGCTTCTTCGGTCCTAGAACTGCAGCCAGGACGGAAGAAACTGTTCACATTGCACCCCTTTCTCTAAGATTCCCGGACCCCGAGTAGCTGCAGAAGGTGGTCCTCAATCTATGGCCTTCTTTTCTGCCTGACCGGGCCCAGGGATCCCGAGAGGGGACCAGGGAGAGCTTCTCTGAGCAGGGGTCCTTTGGGAGACAGAGAGGGGTCCAGGCTGAGAGAACTCTTCAAGCATGGCGAGTCTGCGATGTAGAATCGGGCGGGCGGCTCAACTTGGGGGAAGCACCAAGAAGAGCTGGGCGACCTGGCGCACAGAACCGGCTTTGGGGAGCCAGCCGGCGGGGAAAGGGTAACACAGAGCCCGGGCCGCGGCCAGGCGAGGCGCGCGCGCAGGCCGGACTCACCTGTGAACCTGTCCTTTGTGTATCTGCGGTTACTCTCCATCCAGGGGAAGGTGAGGCCAGTGAGGTTGTTGACGCCTGGCATGGCAGGCACAGAGGGCACGGTGGGCAAGCCGGTGGCCAGCGGCTGGGGGTGGGCCACGGCTCCGGTGAGCGGCCTGTGTGCCGGCACCCGGATCACCCCCGCAGCGCTGAGTGCCCCCGCACCGCCGCTGCTGCTACCGCCGCCGCCAGGACCGGGGCCGCCCGCCAAGGCCATGTTCACGTTGTAGGAGCCGGCCAGCGGACCCATGCTGCAGGCGCCGCCGCCGCCTGCCGGGCCGCCGGGGCCTCCGGGGCCGCCCGGACCTCCAGTGCCATAGGCCCCCgcgcctccagccccagccccgggCGCGGAGCCCCCGCCGCCGTAAGTGTAGGCGCCTCCAACCAAGCAGCCAAGGCCGTATTCTCCGTCCTGGAGGCGCGAGGCGGGCCCCATGCAGCCACCCTGGTCTGGGCTGTTGAGGATCTGGTCGATGCCGAAGCTGATGGGCTCTGCGTGGCCCGGGTGAAGGTGGTGCGGTCCCAGGTGCTCCATGCTAGCCCCGGCCCCACGGGGGGGCCCGGGCGGCGGCGCTCGCTGCGCTCGGCTCCGGGGGCAGCTAGCAGGGGCTGGGAGGCAACAGCGGCTCCTGGCTGCGCGGAGACTTGGAAGCGAAGTGCGCAGAAGGGCTAAAGtagaagggggaggggagggagagaggggggcCTTATTCTTCCCCTCTCTGGCTTCTGCTTCCCGGCTCCGGCTCGCTCGCTGTTGACTCTGGGACATCAATCACCAGGCGAAAAAGCCCGGTGCAAGAGAGCTTCGCGGTTTCGGCCGGGTCTCTCCATTGGCTGTGCGCGGAGAGGAGCGGGGTGAATGACAGCgcgagggaggggaggggagggggagaggaaggcCAGAAGCCGAGACAGATGCAGGAGCCAGAGATAGAGAGACGGAGACCAAGACTCGGAGTAGTTcatgaggagagagaagaggggaaaaaggagacgcttaaaaggaaaagggaaaacaagAAGCGACCATTCCCAGAGACGGACAGACAGACAAACCCAAGGAGGGTGAAGTCAACTGTCTTCCCGGCCTGTTGGTAGGCATCCCCTCACTTTGAACCGGGTCAAAGGAGTCCAGCCCACAAGGCGTCTGGGGAAGGGATGTCCCTGCCCAACTGGAGAATCTCCCCAAGGGCTCAACTGGGAAACACCTGTCACTCAACCAGGAGATTTACTCCAAACTTCAAGTCCAGCTTGTTAGAAAGTAGAAGACTGTCTATTCCCCAGGTATGGAGcccaggccctgaggcaggacgGTGAGTTCAGGCTTGTCCTTCTTTAAAACACAGGCCTATGAACAACTGGCTATATGTTATAAAAATCAGCAACCATCCCCCAACTCAGCCTTCTTAGAGAAATTCAGGAAGGGAACATTTCCTGAAAGGCAGGCACAAGTCAAGAGGGTTGGTTTGGGGTCTGCTGCCAGGGTGCCCATGCCTCAACACACGCCTTTCCTTTTGAATAAACAGATGCCTCAAGAAGTAAAATCCTACAGGGTTTGAAAGAGGCAATTCCTACAGTGTTTGAATGAATTCAACCAGATTGCTTTCCACCTAACAATTACCCCAGGGTTGGCTATTCCAGGCAagaagactttggactgtggtgtgtgttattttcttacttttggaATCTTGGGAGGAAGCCATAGGGGCTTAAGACCCTAGGGGCTGGGATTGGTGGGACTAGGATCAGGAAAGTGCATCCAGGACAAATTTAGGCCTTTCCAACGTTTTGCCAGTGGCAGTCTGGCTGACAGcccaagagaaaaggaggaaactccctttttcttcttcctctcttccccctcTCCAGTAGAAAATGTTTGCTACCTTTTAGAAGTCAAGTTTTGGGAAAGGCACAAGTTCCATCACTTGGGATCTATTTCTGGTCTATTTCAGTTCAGTTTCAGATTAGACTTTTGAGTACTCCCCGTCTCTATCTGGAAAGATGCTAGGATGTGAAGACTCACATTCTCTCCTCATCAAGTCTTATTGCAATCTATTTGCTTTGGGCATGTCTGTCACCTCCACTTGAAGAGATCTTGGAGACAGAGAGTGGCTTATTCATTTCTGTTCTCTCCTGAAGAATACAGCCCCAAACAACAAAATATGCTCATCTTGGGGAATAACAAGTGAATGTATCTctttattcaataatatttattgagtactgtactcactgtgtcaggcactgttctaggcacggGGGACAtagcagtgagcaaaacaaagGTCCTGACCTCATGAAGCTTACGTTCTATAGAGGGGGTTAGACAATAACCAAAGAAGCAAATACAAGGCAGATGTTATTAAGCATTATGGAGAACAATATAAACTCTACATCAATCCTTCAAGATGAGTATtctctctattttacagatgtgagGAAAGCACCTTTCACAATAGCTACGATTGCTGTGGATCAATATGGAGGAGCTAGACTCAACTTGCTTTTTTGGTTAGCCTGGAGACCTAGGTGCTGGTTGGAAGTTCATATCTGTGGAGAAACCTTGTCTGAGCTCCAGCCAGGTGGACAAAGGCCTACTCAAGACAAAGCCAAATGTGAAATTGGCAGTTGTTTGTAAACACTAAGCAGAAACATGAAGGGCTCTGCTCCCTCACCAGTTCTCTTCTTCCCACTTACCGAATCCAGGTACTATACCCCTACCCAGGGACTTCCATAACTTACTTTGGAAGTCGTCTGAACCTGAATGAATCTCTTCCTGCTCTTATCTTGAGGGaactaaagcagaaataaattgtTTACTGAAAGACAGCTTTGTGCCAGGTACCACATCGTACTTATCTCATTTAAGACTTATAACAACCCTGGGAAGTTAATAGAAATGTCCCAATTTTTTATAATTGAGAGAATTGAATGAATGTTCATGGCagtgttattcataatagcccaaatgGGGAAACAATTCAGaggtccatcaactgatgaatagataaacaaaatttggtatatccacacatggaatattatttagccataaaaaggaaaagaagggaaatgcTGGttcatgctataacatggatgaacctaggaGACTATTCTGCTAGTGAAGAAGTCAAGCacaaaggctacatattgtataattccacttgtatgaaatgcccaaaataggcaaatccacagaggcaAGAGAGTAGGTTAGTGGTTTCTGGGGCCTGGGGGCAGCAGGGAATGGAAATTGACTGCTAACGGATACAGAAttccttttggagtgatgaaaacattctggatGGTTACAtaactttgtaaaaatattaaaacccaCTGAATTGTGCATTTTAAAGGGGCTGAATATTGTAGCATAtgaattttatctcatttttaaaaagagaaaaatggctgggtgcagtggcctgtgtctgtagtcccagctgctccgcagggtgaggctagaggatcacttggggccaggaattcgaggctgcaatgTACTATAATTGcacctctagcctgggcaacagagcaatgccccatctctaaaaagaaaatgaaaactgagactcagtgaAGAGAATAAACTTGCTCCAAGTTCCATAGACAGAGAAGACTGATCTGGAATCTCAAAACCTGAGCTATTTTCCTTGTTTGAGGCTGAAAACTATGGGGAGGGGTACTGCAGCTTTTTTTTAGGCTGGGTCCTAGTGGCCTCACTCCTTTTAGTCTCACCACCGTTTTACCTGCTGCAGTTAAAACCACATCCTTTGGTGTGAGTTGGTTGAAGGTAAAATTtacaagactgaaaaaaaaaaaaaaaacacctatctTTCCATGTGCACATCTCCAGCTCAGATGGCCTTCCAACCCTTTTGGCATCTGCCTGATCCACCTCTTGAACTCCTCAGATCTGGCGCCAGTTGTTCAGGGTACTTGGGAGGAGACTTTACCCTTGCTGGCCTAACTTAAGGTTGGCAGAGGTCACCACTACCTTGTACATGGACCATTATGACTGTCAAGCTCTTCTTATTAAAATCCAGCAGCCCAGGGATATACTGACCTTCCCCTGCTATCATAGCCGCTTCCTTaactgatttcttcctttttcccctccCACCTTTTCTGCTTATCAGAGTCAACTTTTATCCCAATTGGGGATACCCCTAACTTTTACCCTCAATGAGGTGCTGGGGTTGTGTGAGTCAGCTTAATCTCAGCCTTTGTCTTCCAACAGGGTATTTGCTGAGGGCCAAGACTATCCTCTCTGTCCCTTCCTTACCTAGAAAGATGAGACTGGAGGGTCAGGATTTGCTGGGCTGTGGCCCCCACCCCTTCTCCCAGGAGCAGTGTTACCTGAGCACGGTGTTGCAAGGTTGGGAAGTTTTCTGAAATAGGAGAGGAGACTCACACAAGTTTATATTCGCTGCAGCTTGTGTTTCCCCCGTGCTTTTGCATGCCTTGTAAAACAGCCCTGATAGGAacgaggagggaggggaagaaaacgGGACTCACAGAGCGCCTGCCATGTGTGAGCCACCTTCAATTGGAAGAATGATCTCTCCACTCATCTTTAATCCTGtaatgttatccccattttacagatgagaaaaccaaggcactGAAAGCTGGAAAGGGGCAGACCAGAGGCAAACACTGCTTTCCTGACTCCACTCACTACAAGCTGCTTCCCTTAAGCCTAAACTTGGCTCTTGCCTCATAGGACCATCTTGCAGGAACCTAGGTGAGTTGCATATCCTTCTCTCTGGTTCTGAGGCCACCTGGTAACACCCCTCCCCCAAGCACCAGCTCTCCCTGGCCTGCAGAATAAAAAAGTGCCTCCAATTAAAAGAAGAGCagctggggccagggcagggctgggggaggaggaaaggatggGCTCAGCCCAGGGGGAGGCCCCTTTGGATCCCACACAATCTCCTCCTCCCCGCTCTGAAAGAGACCCCCGGGCCAGGGGTTGTCCTTTAGCTTACGGTTATGTGTGGAAACGTAATTACTTTGTGTTTGTGGGACCATGCATCCATGAGGGGAAAGCAGGATGGGAAAGCATGTGTGACAGTCAGGGTTGAGAGGGCTGTGCAGATGTCCTGGGCATGTctttaagaaacaattttaacaatatattcaATGAATAATTATAGAGCATCTagtatgtatcaggcactgtgttaggctGTTGGGATACAACTGCAAGCAAAATGCATGTCGGTAAGAgcattggaggaaaaaaagagaatctggGTATTTTACACAACTGGATTTTGTCATGTGAGGATGTATGTGTCAGTGAGAATGCAAGTGAATATGTTTTCTGCAACAGGATGAGTATGTGTTTACAACTGTTCCTCTGTAGTGAGTGCCTGTGATGGGATGAGGGCATCTCTCTGCTACAACTGCGTGCTGCAGATAGTGTGTACCGTGGGAGGGATGTCTTTTATTCCAATGGAATTGTCAGAGAAGTGGCCCTGCATGGGCCTGTGGTCATGGGGAGGGGGACACAGGGTATCCCCAATGGATATATAGTAGGGAAAGGGGACTGAGATATATGTAAGGGGATGTATAACATGACACGGTCCATGGTGCTGCCAATGGGGTTTGCATTCCTAGTACCAAAGGTGTTCCCTCTGCCTTCccacttgtctcaaaaaaggggCAGAAAACTTTCCCTACTATGGGAAAGGCAGAATCACCTATAGTGACTTAG from Papio anubis isolate 15944 chromosome 11, Panubis1.0, whole genome shotgun sequence encodes:
- the TLX1 gene encoding T-cell leukemia homeobox protein 1 — its product is MSQSQQRASRSREAEAREGKNKAPLSPSPPPSTLALLRTSLPSLRAARSRCCLPAPASCPRSRAQRAPPPGPPRGAGASMEHLGPHHLHPGHAEPISFGIDQILNSPDQGGCMGPASRLQDGEYGLGCLVGGAYTYGGGGSAPGAGAGGAGAYGTGGPGGPGGPGGPAGGGGACSMGPLAGSYNVNMALAGGPGPGGGGSSSGGAGALSAAGVIRVPAHRPLTGAVAHPQPLATGLPTVPSVPAMPGVNNLTGLTFPWMESNRRYTKDRFTGHPYQNRTPPKKKKPRTSFTRLQICELEKRFHRQKYLASAERAALAKALKMTDAQVKTWFQNRRTKWRRQTAEEREAERQQANRILLQLQQEAFQKSLAQPLPADPLCVHNSSLFALQNLQPWSDDSTKITSVTSVASACE